The Rudaeicoccus suwonensis sequence TGCCCGGTCGACGGTGCCGGTCAGGCCCAGGACGTCCTCGAACCCCTGTTGCGCTCACAACGTGACGTGGCCGGATTCAGCGAGGCGAGCGACTGGTCCGTCGCGTCACGCGCCGGCTGAGCCGACCGACCGTCATACGCTCTGTGTGCCGTCACCGCAACGATGGGCACCCTGCGGCACTAGGCTCTTGCCATGATTTCCGCGATTGTGATGATCAAAGCCGATGTGCACCGCATTCCCGAGGTCGCCGAGCAGATCGCAGAGATCGACGGCATCTCGGAGGTCTACAGCGTCACCGGCGACGTCGACCTCATCGCAATCGCCCGCGTCGCGCGGCACGAAGACTTCGCCGATGTCATCGCGGACCGCCTCAACAAGGTCGACGGCGTTCGCGACTCGCAGACGCACATCGCCTTCCGCACCTACTCCGCACAGGATCTGGGCGCGGCCTTCGCCATCGGTTTAGACGACTGATCCGTCCTGGGTGGCCCGCACCCACCGTTCAATGGCTCGTGCCGCAGCGCCGGAGTCGATCGACGCGCGCGCCTGCGCCATACCGCTGGAAAGCGCCTCGTCGAGCGAACCGTGAGATCCGAACCGGCCCGGGCCGTCTTCGAGTCCGACCACCGCGAGAGCCAACCCTGCGTTCAGGACGACGGCGTCGCGCACCGGGCCCCGCTCACCGGAGAGCAGCGTGCGCACCACCGCTGCGTTGTGAGCGGCGTCCCCGCCGCGCAGAGCGGCGATGTCGGCGAGTTGCAGGCCGTGCGCGCCCGGATCGACGACGTGGTCACTGACCTCACCTCCGCGCACCCAGCACAACGTCGAGGTGGTGGTGATCGTCGCCTCGTCGAGTCCGTCGTCACCGCGCACGACCACGGCATCCCGTCCCCGGTCGGCGAAGACACCCGCGATCAACGGGACCATGCGCGGGTCAGCAGCGCCGATGCAGGCATATCTCGGGCTGGCCGGGTTGGTCAGCGGACCGAGCACATTGAAGGCGGTGCGGATGCCGAGTTCGCTGCGAGTCGGTGCCGTATGCCGGAACGACGGGTGAAAGGTCTGCGCAAAACAGAAGGTGATGCCGGCCTCGGCCGCAACCCTCGCCACGTCCGCAGCGCTGAGATCCAGCCGGACACCGAGCGCTTCGAGCACATCAGCAGCGCCGGATTGCGAGGACGCTGCACGGTTGCCGTGCTTGACGATCGAGGCGCCGGCGCCCGCTGCGACGATCGCCGACATCGTCGAGATGTTGACCGTGTGCGCCCCGTCACCGCCGGTCCCGACGATGTCGAGAGTGACTCCGGGGACGCTGATGGGCACGGCGTGTCTGATCATCTCGTCGGCGAGGCCACGCAGTTCGGCGACAGTCTCGCCCTTGGCGCGCAACGCGACGAGGAAGCCGGCAATCTGCGAACCCGTCGCGGCTCCCGACATGATCTGGTCCATCGCCCACGACGTGTCTGAGGCGGCCAGATCGCGGCCGTCCAGCAGCGCGTTCAGCAGTCGGGGCCAACTGTTGTGATCGACCACGACGGGCCGGTCGTTCAGGAGGTGCGACCCCGACGGGCCAGGTCGGCGATCGCCGATCCCAGAGTCATCGGGTCGATGGGGTGCGGAACGGCAGCGTCGGCCTGCGACCAGGCCGCCAACCAGCCGTCAGCGGGTCGACCGGTGAGCACCAGGATGTCGGGGCAGTCGTAGATCTCGTTCTTCAACTGTTTCGCCAGACCGAGACCGCCGACCTTTGCCGCCTCGCCGTCGAGGATGAGCAGGTCGTAACGCTCCTTCTCGACCGCTTCGATGACGGCGTCGGCGGTCGCGCACTCGCGCCACGCCGCAATCTCGACGTCCTTCGCAGGTCGACGTCCAACCCCGACGCGCACCGCATCCCGGGTCGCGATGTCGTCGCTGTAGAGCAGGACGGTGATGGTGTGCGCTGTGCCGGTGCGGTCGCCGGTCGGAGACGCGACGGAAGAAGCTGTCATGCCCGGAATCCTACTTGTCCCATCGGGCACCAAACGCGGCAGTCGTCCGTTGTCAGAGGTGCGACGACGAGCGCGCCCCGGCATACCAGTCTGTGAGTTCCCATTCGAACCCGCGTGATTCCGGGCAGCGTTGCAGTGAAATGAAACTCGTTGGGGGGTCGCGCGCGCGCCGACGCCCCATTGGGTACATAATTCTGCGCGTGGCGACCGCAACTGCAGCTCATACGAGCAATCCCGGGATACCCGCCGGACACGGCCCGGTGACCCGGCCAAACATGACCGCCGTTGGCACCATGGTCTGGCTGTCCAGCGAACTGATGTTCTTCGCGGGACTCTTCGCGATGTACTTCACGATCCGATCAGTCGCCGGCGGCCTCTGGCACGAGCGCACGAATCACCTCGAGGTGACCTACGCCTTCTGCAACACACTGGTCCTGGTGATCTCCTCGGTGTGGTGCCAGATGGGCGTCTGGAAGGCTGAGCAGGGCCAGCCCTCGCGCACCGGCAAGCTGCTGCAGTTCAAGCAATGGGGTATGCGCGAGTGGTACGTCCTCGCCTACCTCTTCGGCGCGGTCTTCGTCTCCGGCCAGGTGCTCGAGTACTCCAACATGTTCGGGGACGGCATCTCGCTGAACTCCGACGCCTATGGCTCGATGTTCTATCTGACGACCGGTTTCCACGCGATGCACGTGACTGGTGGCCTCATTGCGTTCCTGCTGATCATCGGCCGTACGTTCACGGCCAAGAAGTTCTCCCACCACCAGATCACCGGCGCCATCGTCGTGTCCTACTACTGGCACTTCGTCGACGTCGTGTGGATCGCTCTGTTCGCCACGATCTACCTGCTGAAGTGATGCCGACACCGATGAGCGCCGCATCGCACCCCTCCGACGACAGGATCACCTCGTGACTTCCATCGCAGCCAAGCGCCGGCACCCCGCCGCGATCGCCGTGGTGCTGCTGCTCGGTCTGATCATCACAGGCGGGCTGTATGCCGCGTTCGCTCCCAAGGACGCCAGCGCTGCGCCGGACAACAGTCAGGCCATCGCGGCCGGCCACAAGCTGTTCCTGTCCAACTGCGCGACCTGCCACGGCCTCGAAGCCGCAGGCGGTGACGGCGGCCCGTCCCTCGTCGGTGTCGGCGCTGCGGCGGTCGACTTCCAGGTCGGCACCGGCCGTATGCCGCTCGCGAACCCCGGTGTGCAGGCGCAGCACGGAATCATCGTCCAGTTCAGCACGAACGAGATTTCCCAGCTTGCCGCCTACGTCGCTTCGCTGGCACCCGGCCCGGCGATCCCTCCCGCGGACCTCACCTCGGGTGGCGGTGACATCGCGAAGGGCGGTGAACTCTTCCGCGTGAACTGCGCCATGTGTCACAACTTCGCCGGCTCCGGTGGCGCCCTGACTCGCGGCAAGTACGCGCCTGACCTGATGGATGTGTCCGGAAAGCACATCTACGAGGCGATGCTGACCGGCCCGGAATCCATGCCGATCTTCAATGACGCGAACCTCAGTCCGCAGGACAAGAAGGACATCATCTCCTTCTTGATGAACGTCAAGACCGAGTCCAGCCCCGGCGGTTGGAGCCTGGGCAACCTCGGCCCGGTGCCGGAAGGTCTGTTCGCCTGGACCATCGGCATCGGCATGATGATCGCAGTCGCCGTCTGGCTCGGTAAGAAGGCCGCCTGATGATCGACGAGTCCGCAGA is a genomic window containing:
- a CDS encoding Lrp/AsnC family transcriptional regulator is translated as MISAIVMIKADVHRIPEVAEQIAEIDGISEVYSVTGDVDLIAIARVARHEDFADVIADRLNKVDGVRDSQTHIAFRTYSAQDLGAAFAIGLDD
- the trpD gene encoding anthranilate phosphoribosyltransferase, translating into MVDHNSWPRLLNALLDGRDLAASDTSWAMDQIMSGAATGSQIAGFLVALRAKGETVAELRGLADEMIRHAVPISVPGVTLDIVGTGGDGAHTVNISTMSAIVAAGAGASIVKHGNRAASSQSGAADVLEALGVRLDLSAADVARVAAEAGITFCFAQTFHPSFRHTAPTRSELGIRTAFNVLGPLTNPASPRYACIGAADPRMVPLIAGVFADRGRDAVVVRGDDGLDEATITTTSTLCWVRGGEVSDHVVDPGAHGLQLADIAALRGGDAAHNAAVVRTLLSGERGPVRDAVVLNAGLALAVVGLEDGPGRFGSHGSLDEALSSGMAQARASIDSGAAARAIERWVRATQDGSVV
- a CDS encoding response regulator transcription factor, with translation MTASSVASPTGDRTGTAHTITVLLYSDDIATRDAVRVGVGRRPAKDVEIAAWRECATADAVIEAVEKERYDLLILDGEAAKVGGLGLAKQLKNEIYDCPDILVLTGRPADGWLAAWSQADAAVPHPIDPMTLGSAIADLARRGRTS
- a CDS encoding cytochrome c oxidase subunit 3; amino-acid sequence: MTAVGTMVWLSSELMFFAGLFAMYFTIRSVAGGLWHERTNHLEVTYAFCNTLVLVISSVWCQMGVWKAEQGQPSRTGKLLQFKQWGMREWYVLAYLFGAVFVSGQVLEYSNMFGDGISLNSDAYGSMFYLTTGFHAMHVTGGLIAFLLIIGRTFTAKKFSHHQITGAIVVSYYWHFVDVVWIALFATIYLLK
- a CDS encoding c-type cytochrome — translated: MTSIAAKRRHPAAIAVVLLLGLIITGGLYAAFAPKDASAAPDNSQAIAAGHKLFLSNCATCHGLEAAGGDGGPSLVGVGAAAVDFQVGTGRMPLANPGVQAQHGIIVQFSTNEISQLAAYVASLAPGPAIPPADLTSGGGDIAKGGELFRVNCAMCHNFAGSGGALTRGKYAPDLMDVSGKHIYEAMLTGPESMPIFNDANLSPQDKKDIISFLMNVKTESSPGGWSLGNLGPVPEGLFAWTIGIGMMIAVAVWLGKKAA